A stretch of the Capsicum annuum cultivar UCD-10X-F1 chromosome 8, UCD10Xv1.1, whole genome shotgun sequence genome encodes the following:
- the LOC107839731 gene encoding putative pentatricopeptide repeat-containing protein At1g56570 codes for MNARKLVVSQTQIPQSIRNSLLYAVMEPPNSAPPFTPKPPSILATGLLKSYFERGLIREARTLFDEVPERDVVAWTTMISGYTSCNLHGRAWVVFCGMMRCTDVRPNEFTLSSTLKACKGMSSSSRGALVHGLVVKQGMSASLYVSNALLDVYATCCVNMDEASAVFHEIRGKNDVCWTTLIAGYTHRGDGYMGLNVFRRMLLEEGKSSPFSFSIAVRACASVHSCTYGKQLHAAIVKHGLEFSLPVMNSILDMYCRCGSLNAAKQCFHEMTQRDSITWNTLIAGYEKSDPYESISTYSNMESEGLSPNCFTFSSVIAAVANLAILSCGEQIHGRIIKRGLRGNLELDNALIDMYAKSGNIASARRIFDKMPTRNLVSWTSMMIGYGSHGYGNEAVDFFEEMVKFKVRPDRIAFMAVLNACSHAGLVDKGVNYFISMVSYYNIAPDPEIFGCLVDLLGRAGRVEEAFKLIESMPFDPDESVWGAFLGACKEHNHPDLGKLAIRKVLALKPKIASTYVVLSNIYAADGKWGDSAKMRKLMRWRATKKEAGRSSVEIKNQNYSFVAGDKMGSHMDCVNEVVKILVKHMRDARYIPDLDFFIHDLEDGT; via the exons ATGAATGCAAGAAAACTAGTAGTGTCCCAAACTCAAATTCCTCAATCTATCAGAAACTCCCTTCTTTATGCTGTAATGGAGCCACCCAATTCAGCCCCACCATTTACACCCAAGCCCCCGTCAATTTTAGCTACTGGTCTTCTGAAATCATATTTCGAAAGGGGTTTAATTAGAGAAGCACGTACACTGTTCGATGAAGTGCCTGAAAGAGACGTTGTCGCTTGGACGACCATGATTTCTGGGTACACTTCATGTAATCTCCATGGACGTGCTTGGGTTGTTTTTTGTGGGATGATGAGATGTACGGATGTGCGGCCCAATGAGTTTACGTTGTCTAGTACGTTGAAGGCTTGTAAAGGGATGAGCTCATCGTCTCGTGGAGCTTTGGTTCATGGTTTGGTTGTTAAGCAAGGCATGAGTGCAAGTCTTTATGTCTCGAATGCACTCTTGGACGTTTATGCTACTTGTTGTGTTAATATGGATGAAGCGTCTGCGGTTTTTCATGAGATTAGAGGGAAAAATGATGTGTGTTGGACTACTTTAATCGCGGGATATACTCATCGTGGTGATGGATATATGGGGCTTAATGTTTTTAGAAGAATGTTATTG GAAGAGGGCAAATCGAGCCCATTTAGCTTTTCAATTGCAGTTAGAGCTTGTGCCTCGGTCCATTCATGTACATATGGGAAGCAACTTCATGCTGCAATTGTCAAGCATGGATTGGAATTTAGTCTACCCGTAATGAATTCTATTTTAGATATGTATTGTAGGTGTGGCAGCTTAAATGCTGCAAAGCAATGCTTCCATGAAATGACCCAAAGGGATTCAATCACGTGGAACACTTTGATTGCTGGCTATGAGAAGTCTGATCCATATGAATCTATCAGCACATACTCGAATATGGAGTCTGAAGGTCTTAGCCCCAACTGCTTCACATTTTCCAGCGTCATAGCGGCTGTGGCCAATTTGGCAATTTTGAGCTGTGGAGAGCAAATTCATGGAAGAATCATAAAGAGAGGCCTTAGGGGGAACTTGGAGTTGGACAATGCCTTGATAGACATGTACGCGAAGTCAGGAAACATTGCAAGTGCACGtagaatttttgataaaatgcccacgAGAAATCTGGTTTCGTGGACCTCAATGATGATTGGTTATGGAAGCCATGGATATGGAAATGAAGCTGTTGACTTTTTTGAAGAGATGGTTAAGTTTAAAGTCAGGCCTGATAGGATAGCATTCATGGCAGTTTTAAATGCATGTAGTCATGCTGGGCTTGTGGATAAAGgtgtaaattattttatctcaatGGTTAGTTATTACAACATAGCTCCAGATCCGGAGATTTTTGGGTGTTTAGTTGATTTGCTAGGACGCGCTGGAAGAGTTGAGGAAGCATTTAAGTTGATAGAGAGTATGCCATTTGATCCCGATGAATCTGTTTGGGGAGCATTCCTAGGAGCATGTAAAGAACACAATCATCCAGATTTAGGCAAGCTGGCCATAAGAAAGGTGTTGGCATTGAAGCCAAAAATTGCATCAACTTATGTAGTTCTGTCAAATATCTATGCAGCTGACGGTAAATGGGGTGACTCTGCAAAAATGAGGAAGTTGATGAGATGGAGGGCTACCAAGAAAGAGGCAGGGAGAAGTTCAGTAGAGATAAAGAATCAGAATTATAGTTTTGTTGCTGGAGATAAGATGGGTTCACATATGGATTGTGTTAATGAAGTTGTGAAAATCCTGGTCAAACATATGAGAGACGCACGATATATTCCTGATTTGGACTTCTTTATACATGACTTAGAAGATGGAACTTGA